TGCCCTGTCACACTGGTAACAGTAATATTATCAACAATTTGGGGTGGGGCGCTGCACCAAAAATCTAATCCTTGATCAGCATATTCTGGGTAGCCCAATTCTTCAGCTACCGCTTGAGCGTGTTCTAAACTAGTCAAATGTCCAATTAGACCAAACATGTATTGATGTATTAAGTGCGTGCTGCGTCGAATTAGTATAGTTGGGAGTTAGGAGTGAGGACTTAGAAGTATAACTCATAATTCCTCACTCCTAGCTTTTTTAAGCGGCAGTAAGTCCGTAGGCTGACAGGCGCATGATGTCACGAGTGCTGAAGCCAATATTACTTAATGCTTCTCCGTAGCTAATCATGAAATCTTCTACCAAAGCATCTTTTTCCATGCCCAAGATTTTGGCATCGGCTTCCACTTGATTCAGCATTTTCCAAACAATGGGGAGGTTTTCGCGATTTGCCTGTTCTAGTTCCGTTTTAGAATCGGCAAAATTTGCTTCTAACCAGGCTTCTCCAAAATTCAAATGTTTGTATTCATCTTCGACCACACTTTCCGTGATTTTGCGGGCAAAATCATCAGCCACAGGAATGTAAATATTGTATGCTGCTATGGCAAAGCATTCAATAATCAAAGACTGAATCAGCAAGCAGGTGACGACTTTACCTGCTGCTGCTGCTGTTTGGAAGTTTGCATGTAATCCAGCGAAAAATTCCTGGGCAAATTGGAGATCTGGCACTACCTTAAGATTGCGTCCACAAGCTTCAAATCCTTTCTTGTGGCGATTTTCCATCTTCGATAAGATAATTAGATCATCGTGATTGTCCGGCAGCAGTTGGGCTAGTTGGATGTAATTCTCATGGGCTTCTTGTTCTCCTTCAATCACAATCGCATTAATACGGCTGTAGGCGTCTTTGTAGATGTCACTGTGGAAATCAATTTCCGATTGAGTTGCAAGCTGCTGCATTCTATCTTCACCCCTGTAAACTTGAATCATTTGATACCAAAATTAAATTTACCCCATGAATTTAGGGTAACGATCACTGTGATTTAATTTAACTTAACAAGTCACTATGTTATAGATTAGCGGTTGCTGGGGGCGATGCTCTAGTACAAGAAAAACAAATACTAGGAAGCAAAATTCATGTCCAAATCAAATGGGAATCTGAAAGGAGCCAATTTTCTGAGCTTAGGAGTCCTACTACTGGGGGCTGTGATTGTTTTACTACCCCTGTTTGTCGTCTTCCTTACTTCTTTTACTCCAGGAGGAGCAAGTGCAGAAGGTTTAGCCAAAAATAACTGGACTTTCGCTAATTACCGGGATGCATGGGATCGGGGTAAATTTTTGTTGGCGTTTGCTAATTCTACCTTGGTAGCGATCGCCGTGACGGGGTTTCAGATTGCGACTTCGGCATTGGCAGGTTACGCCCTGGCTAGGTTAAAATTTCGGGGTAGGCAAGCCCTACTGCTGATTGTCTTGGCAACTTTAGTGATTCCCTTTTCGTTGTTGGTGATTCCCATCTTTTTGGTATTGAAGTGGGGACACATGATCAATACCTATTGGGCGCTAATTTTACCAACAGCTGTGAATGGCTTTGGGATTTTCCTGTTACGTCAATATTTCCAGACAATTCCCGTGGAGTTGGAAGAAGCAGCAGCGATAGACGGGGCCAACAGGCTGCAAATTTTGTGGCGAGTCATGTTACCTCTAGCCCGTCCCGCTTTAGTGACGCTGTTTTTGTTCACCTTTATCGGCGAATGGAACGATTTGTTTAAGCCCTTAGTCTTTACCACCCGTCCAGAATTAAGAACCGTGCAGCTAGCCTTGGCAGAATTTCAGGAGCAATATACCAATAATTGGCCCTTGATGATGGCTGCAGTGACAATTACGACCGTACCAGTCATGGTGTTATTCCTCATCGGTCAGCGCCAGTTTCTTCGCGGGATTGCGACAACGGGAATGAAGAATTAGATGGTAGGGGCACGGCGTCGATTTGATAATTGTATATACCAAAAGATTGTGGATGCCGTGCCCCATACCCCAATACCCTTGGTGTGAAGACAGATGGTAGGGAACGTCGATTTGATAATTGTATATACCAAAAGATTGTGGATGCCGTGCCCCATGCCCCAATACCCTTGGTGTGAACACAGATGGTAGGGAACGTCGATTTGATAATTGTATATACCAAAAGATTGTGGATGCCGTGCCCCATACCCCAATACCCTTGGTGTGAACACAGATGGTAGGGAACGTCGATTTGATAATTGTATATACCAAAAGATTGTGGATGCCGTGCCCCATGCCCCAATACCCTTGGTGTGAACACAGATGGTAGGGAACGTCGATTTGATAATTGTATATACCAAAAGATTGTGGGTGCCGTGCCCTATGCCCCAATACCCTTGGTGTGAAGACAGATGGTAGGGAACGTCGATTTGATAATTGTATATACCAAAAGATTGTGGGTGCCGTGCCCCTACTATGCCCCAATACCCTTGGTGTGAACACAGATGGTAGGGAACGTCGATTTGATGACTGTATATACCAAAAGATTGTGGGTGCCGTGCCCCTACTATGCCCCAATACCCTTGGTGTGAACACAGATGGTAGGGAACGTCGATTTGATAATTGTATATACCAAAAGATTGTGGATGCCGTGCCCCATGCCCCAATACCCTTGGTGTGAAGACAGATGGTAGGGAACGTCGATTTGATAATTGTATATACCAAAAGATTGTGGATGCCGTGCCCCATGCCCCAATACCCTTGGTGTGAAGACAGATGGTAGGGAACGTCGATTTGATAATTGTATATACCAAAAGATTGTGGATGCCGTGCCCCATGCCCCAATACCCTTGGTGTGAACACAGATGGTAGGGAACGTCGATTTGATAATTGTATATACCAAAAGATTGTGGGTGCCGTGCCCCATGCCCCAATACCCTTGGTGTGAACACAGATGGTAGGGGCACTGCGTCGATTTGATAATTGTATATACCAAAAGATTGTGGATGCCGTGCCCCATGCCCCAATACGCTTGGTGTGAACACAGATGGTAGGGGCACGGCGTCAATTTGATAATTGTATATACCAAAAGATTGTGGATGCCGTGCCCCTACGACATATTGCATTCCAGTCTAACATCCCTGTATTATCCTATGCCCCATACTTCGGCTTCGCTCAGTACAAGTGCCCCATGCCCCATGCCCGCAGACTGCAGTCACCGTAATAACCCGGAGGAAATTCAGCCTGAAATATGAAGTTTTTGTAAAGCTCGCCTAATTTTTGCGTAATTCTTGGAAAGCAAGGTGATAAGTAATTAGGACATCGCAAGACCAGTTGACTTATCTACCAAGTTTTTAGGAGCGTAAAGTGTCATGAGTAATCAAACAGCACAGCAGTTACAAGACGATACTCAAAACCAATCGAGCCTAAGCCTGAATAACACTGAAGTTGCTGAGGCGATTGGAAATGAAGATGAATCAGAAGACAATTGTATTGACGCTGCTCAAGCTGAATTGAATTATACTGTTGGCAGCCAAGAAGCTCAGAATTTTCCAGCTTCAGTTGTGCCTCCTAATATGGAGCTACAGAATTTTTGCTGGTGGGATGACAAGGAAAAAAAGTACAAATGTATTTGAGATTTCTGTTTATATCATCTCAACTTAAACGCAAGTTGCCAATTTCGATGTAGTCTATCTAAATTTTGATCTGAATGAATTATATGGGTAGGGACACAACATTTTGTGTCCCTAATCTAATTTGGATGTATACTCAACTCTGTTATCAATGGCTACAAGTAGGTCGGAGCAAATAAACATTACAGGCTTTAGTCGTCATTGGTAATTGGTCATTTGTAAGGATTTCAGACATATTTACGTTTCGTAATATAGTTTTGTTTATTCCCTAGGTGCGGGGGTTAACCATTGTTCAGCTATTCGTATTTTTTAGTGAGGTGCAGTATCTGTTATGAGTAATTTTTGGGTCTGGTTTAAAAGTCTAGGAATTGCAATATGTTGTCCAATAGCTTTTTGTGCAAACTCAGCTATTGCCCAAATTACCCAGGATGGGACTCTACCCACTAATTCTCAAGTGACACCACAGGGAAATATTATCAATATTGAAGGTGGAACCCAAGTAGGAAGCAATCTGTTCCACAGTTTTAAGGAATTTTCTGTCCCTGCTGGTAGTACGGCTTATTTTAAAAATACAGAAAATATTCAGAATATCATCAGTCGAGTAACGGGTAAGTCTATTTCTGATATTCAAGGGATTCTCAAAGCAGATGGAACAGCCAACCTGTTTCTGATTAATCCCAACGGAATTGTTTTTGGTCCCAATGCTTCTTTACAAATTGGCGGTTCATTTCTAGCGACTACGGCGAGTAGTCTGAACTTTGCTGATGGTACAAAGTTTAGTGCCACAGATCCCCAAACCAGACCCTTGCTAACTGTAAGTGTTCCCATTGGCTTACAATTTGGAGCAACTGCGGCTACCATCATCAATCAATCTCAAGCAAAAAGTCCAGATGGAGTAACCAATAGTTTGGGATCTCCCGTTGGTCTACAAGTGCAGCCTGACAAAACATTGGCACTGGTAGGCGGTGATATCATGTTAGAGGGCGGAAACTTAACAGTAGCATCGGGACGAATTGAGTTAGGAAGTGTTGCTGCTAATAGTTTGGTTACTCTCAATCCAAATAACCAAGGTTGGGTTTTGAGATATGAAAAAGTCCAGGATTTCCAGAATATTCGATTCATCCAGCGGGGAAGTGATGATGGTTCTCAAGTTCCATCTCAGGTAGAAGCTAGTAACAAAGATAGTAATGTAGGCAATATCCAGGTGCGAGGTAACACCGTTGAGCTAACCGGCGATAATGTTATATTAAGCACTCAAACTACTGGTGCAAAAGATGGCGGAGACTTAACGATTAATACCAGCAAATTAATTCTTCGGGATGGCGCTACAATATCTACTAATACCAGGGGCAGGGGTAATGGAGGAAAGTTGACCGTGAATGCCACCGATTTTGTTGAAATAATTGGTAGTTATTTCAACAAAGATAATACTGTTTCACCTAGTGTATTGTCGAGTACAAGTTTTGTTGCCGGAAATGGGGGTGAAATAAATATCAACACTGGGAGGTTGCGTCTCCAAGATGGGGGAAGAATAGCAACAGATTCGACTGGAATTTTTTCTAATAATTCAGAATTCATAGCAGGTATAGGAGCAGGAGGAAATTTGACTGTGAATGCCTCTAAGTCAGTAGAACTCATTGGAACTTCAATATATACTCCCAATGTTACCAGTGGCTTGTTCGCTAGGACTTATACTTCCGGAGATGCAGGAAAAGTGACAATTACCACAGGAGAATTGATCGTCCGGGATAAGAGTACAATATCTGTCAGATCTGCCAGGAGTGTATTTTTCAAGAATGTACCCACTCTAGGGAAAGCAGGCGCTCTCAATATAACCGCTGGCTCCATCCTCCTAGATAACCAAGGAACACTCACATCTAATAGTGATTTAGGTCAGGGTGGAAATATTAACCTGCAGGTGCAGGAGTTCTTACGGATGCGCGGTAACAGCCAAATCACCACTAATGCCGGCACAGCACAGGCTCCTGGCGATGGCGGTAATATCACGATCAATGCACCTAATGGCTTCATCATCGCCGAGCCTTTAGGAAATAACGATATCACAGCCAACGCTTTCTATGGCTCTGGCGGTAAAATCACAATCAACGCTAATCAAATCTTTGGGTTTGTAGTCCGCACTCGCGCTGACTTGGAGCGGTTGCTGGGAACACAAGACCCAGATAAACTAAAGCCAAGCAACCTCCCAAGCAGTGATATCACGGCGTTTTCTCAGCAAAACCCTTCATTAAATGGCACTATACAAATCAACACACCCGATGTTGACCCCAGTAAAGGATTAGTGGAAATACGCGAAAATGTGGTTGATATTTCCCAGCAA
The Gloeotrichia echinulata CP02 DNA segment above includes these coding regions:
- a CDS encoding aldehyde oxygenase (deformylating) yields the protein MQQLATQSEIDFHSDIYKDAYSRINAIVIEGEQEAHENYIQLAQLLPDNHDDLIILSKMENRHKKGFEACGRNLKVVPDLQFAQEFFAGLHANFQTAAAAGKVVTCLLIQSLIIECFAIAAYNIYIPVADDFARKITESVVEDEYKHLNFGEAWLEANFADSKTELEQANRENLPIVWKMLNQVEADAKILGMEKDALVEDFMISYGEALSNIGFSTRDIMRLSAYGLTAA
- a CDS encoding carbohydrate ABC transporter permease is translated as MSKSNGNLKGANFLSLGVLLLGAVIVLLPLFVVFLTSFTPGGASAEGLAKNNWTFANYRDAWDRGKFLLAFANSTLVAIAVTGFQIATSALAGYALARLKFRGRQALLLIVLATLVIPFSLLVIPIFLVLKWGHMINTYWALILPTAVNGFGIFLLRQYFQTIPVELEEAAAIDGANRLQILWRVMLPLARPALVTLFLFTFIGEWNDLFKPLVFTTRPELRTVQLALAEFQEQYTNNWPLMMAAVTITTVPVMVLFLIGQRQFLRGIATTGMKN
- a CDS encoding filamentous hemagglutinin N-terminal domain-containing protein — encoded protein: MSNFWVWFKSLGIAICCPIAFCANSAIAQITQDGTLPTNSQVTPQGNIINIEGGTQVGSNLFHSFKEFSVPAGSTAYFKNTENIQNIISRVTGKSISDIQGILKADGTANLFLINPNGIVFGPNASLQIGGSFLATTASSLNFADGTKFSATDPQTRPLLTVSVPIGLQFGATAATIINQSQAKSPDGVTNSLGSPVGLQVQPDKTLALVGGDIMLEGGNLTVASGRIELGSVAANSLVTLNPNNQGWVLRYEKVQDFQNIRFIQRGSDDGSQVPSQVEASNKDSNVGNIQVRGNTVELTGDNVILSTQTTGAKDGGDLTINTSKLILRDGATISTNTRGRGNGGKLTVNATDFVEIIGSYFNKDNTVSPSVLSSTSFVAGNGGEININTGRLRLQDGGRIATDSTGIFSNNSEFIAGIGAGGNLTVNASKSVELIGTSIYTPNVTSGLFARTYTSGDAGKVTITTGELIVRDKSTISVRSARSVFFKNVPTLGKAGALNITAGSILLDNQGTLTSNSDLGQGGNINLQVQEFLRMRGNSQITTNAGTAQAPGDGGNITINAPNGFIIAEPLGNNDITANAFYGSGGKITINANQIFGFVVRTRADLERLLGTQDPDKLKPSNLPSSDITAFSQQNPSLNGTIQINTPDVDPSKGLVEIRENVVDISQQILPICRSLGKLYMGSFVITGRGGIAAGPSEPLTADAVLADWITLEGENRAGDINDKVAIQQPSKIENTSPKDNSVNPPTEIVEAQGWVLDSNGNVVLVTQAATVTPHSPAMNTASCPVAYN